Proteins encoded in a region of the Salmo trutta chromosome 34, fSalTru1.1, whole genome shotgun sequence genome:
- the LOC115173442 gene encoding claspin isoform X2 — protein MSVAISQQALELPAEEPVAESDSDSGMGSPVEELQISSEMITNTVDPQDSDDDITVSRRSRCRKALRDSDSEEVVPEMAEALGLSASSGDEMETAEEEDKKAELRSKKISRIAPIDSDDSAPEEEEELVKKDVKQKEGKSQRHREKKEKRSKAVERLKKRERPEEETPLPRALNDSGCLLGDKDLYDAGLDDDEEEESLDAIRAAVKQKSKKHKEPLFDEEEEGDDDGEDEAGPKQRPQERKAARASKEAMKQLHSETQRLVRESTCGLPYHMPEPKSIDQFFKRRARPEGSAMALLKSARYQDLIKEATPTPPPPNPPKESQQPSASLDPPSTQTQALSQPTATSSPHQENHSRAGETSPTQELDDDEFPLPELAAIMQGANISVFGGAEIPPPESIEAGPPEQNQAEPSDSQAQEMEAKAGDWDGAQPLPAPASVDPVAPPVPKLKKDRLARLRELGVEPPPVPKLCADDGSFDLEPPQVNPGVEALKERFLRHVQPVARPRGERTVQLSVIRKDSSEELHQDTVTTTIREGEEEAAHTAPGEKLTNLKSRLQQAMAVKRREDRERKAALHRLDNEDCGEEEEEEEEMTDSEGEEGVDELLGCGDADGEDEDDDDDDDQEEGSAAQRGVRSPSPLRLKGPSPPPDLLNTDGTLMLFASSSCSRTGDGVKRTGPGGQDSYTKMEEEDSLSLAKDNSHNSSFELLGSMLPSYQPVNRSTTGGRGLSARPFRSPSPCFFRPSFLGSASKSSGKLSEPSLSLPVEDSQDLYAPPSPGESPGPLGAPSQGRFSLEEDSQLLDADGFLNVGPRTGPPRSHKRQLLLASLDENAMDANMGELLGMCSGGFGTAREGGVGGLGASPEDELLGLCSGMFPTTQTEGAKERKNEAGVRRLGATQEDELLGLCSGVFPTAQAEREKEGAEGRKREEEKMELEMDRDDDMDQLLGLCSGKFTTQGVSPLRSNSSYAPHSSTAEDRKKQVEEDCEFRLLSDVESQSEQGDDDGEEDVENEEEEEEEEEEREAVFAPRQGRKKMRMAEFVDSEAELSGSDVGSDDEDGGENEYEEEELLDELPSDEELQDQVNKIHMKQVLDDDKRRLRLYQERYLADGDLHSDGPGRARRFRWKNIDDGFDMDGMGAEGEEEEEEEELDQAELQRRKERLEREQWLREQSDAKAKKGEDFDMDEEEEKVGEEDSQFMKLAKKLTAKKLQKKELPVAPQADREFPAQNPFQRPSQPTMVKRGSLLSQPRSVLQKLACISEGNPLAPRNTRGFVFQSLSPEKEASAAEAPKKQMKKRGQIKVLAPAAKRPCRENNAPAAKGPQRSIFCYLEN, from the exons ATGAGTGTGGCGATCTCTCAACAG GCGCTGGAGCTCCCTGCTGAGGAACCAGTAGCCGAGAGTGATTCAGACAGCGGGATGGGCTCACCAGTAGAGGAGCTGCAGATTTCTTCTGAGATGATTACCAATACTGTTGACCCGCAAG ATTCGGATGATGACATCACAGTGAGCCGGCGGTCCCGCTGTCGGAAGGCCCTGAGAGACAGTGATAGCGAGGAGGTGGTGCCTGAGATGGCAGAGGCTCTGGGCCTGTCAGCATCCAGCGGAGATGAGATGGAGACTGCTGAGGAAGAGGACAAAAAGGCAGAATTAAGGAGCAAGAAGATATCCCGGATAGCCCCTATTGACAGTGATGACAGCGCgccagaggaggaggaagagctggTAAAAAAGGATGTGAAACAGAAGGAAGGGAAgagccagagacacagagagaagaaagagaagcgCAGCAAAGCTGTGGAGCGactgaagaagagagagagacctgaagaG GAGACCCCTTTGCCCCGTGCTCTGAATGACAGCGGATGTCTCCTTGGTGACAAAGACCTATATGACGCTGGTctggatgatgatgaagaggaagagTCTCTGGACGCCATCAGAGCAGCAGTAAAGCAGAAATCCAAGAAGCACAAG GAGCCTTTAtttgatgaggaggaggagggagatgatgATGGTGAGGATGAGGCTGGACCGAAACAGCGTCCCCAGGAGAGGAAGGCAGCTCGAGCCAGCAAGGAGGCCATGAAGCAGCTGCACAGTGAGACCCAGAGGCTGGTCCGAG AATCTACATGCGGGCTGCCCTACCACATGCCTGAGCCCAAGAGCATCGACCAGTTCTTCAAGAGGAGAGCCCGACCTGAGGGTTCAGCTATGGCACTACTGAA GTCTGCCAGGTATCAGGACTTGATAAAGGAGGCAACCCCAACACCTCCTCCCCCCAACCCACCCAAGGAGTCCCAACAGCCCTCAGCCTCCCTGGACCCACCCTCCACCCAGACCCAAGCTCTCTCCCAGCCAACGGCCACTTCCTCCCCACACCAGGAGAACCACAGCAGGGCAGGAGAGACCTCTCCAACCCAGGAGCTCGACGACGATGAATTCCCACTACCTGAACTGGCCGCCATTATGCAGGGGGCTAATATTTCAGTGTTTGGTGGTGCTGAAATTCCACCACCAGAGTCTATTGAGGCTGGACCCCCAGAGCAGAACCAGGCAGAGCCCTCTGACTCCCAAGCCCAGGAGATGGAGGCAAAGGCAGGGGATTGGGATGGAGCTCAGCCGCTACCTGCTCCAGCCAGCGTGGACCCCGTAGCACCACCAGTCCCAAAACTCAAGAAGGACAGGCTGGCCAGACTGAGGGAGCTGGGGGTGGAGCCCCCGCCTGTCCCCAAACTGTGTGCTGACGATGGGTCCTTTGATCTGGAGCCCCCTCAGGTTAACCCAG GCGTGGAGGCGTTGAAGGAGCGTTTCCTACGTCACGTCCAGCCCGTGGCCCGGCCCAGAGGGGAACGCACCGTGCAGCTCAGCGTCATCCGTAAAGACAGCAGCGAAGAGCTCCACCAAgacactgtcaccaccaccatcagggaaggggaggaggaggctgcACACACCGCGCCTG GTGAGAAGCTGACCAACCTGAAGTCCCGTCTGCAGCAGGCCATGGCCGTAAAGAGACGGGAGGATCGAGAACGCAAGGCCGCCCTCCATCGCCTAGACAACGAGGActgtggagaggaagaggaggaggaagaggaaatgaCGGATTCCGAGGGGGAAGAG GGTGTAGATGAGCTACTGGGGTGTGGTGATGCTGATGGCGAGGATGAGGATGACGACGATGATGACGATCAGGAGGAGGGCAGCGCGGCACAGAGGGGTGTGAGGAGCCCCTCCCCATTAAGATTAAAGGGTCCCTCTCCCCCACCAGACTTGCTCAACACAGACGGAACCCTTATGCTGTTTGCGAGCAGCTCCTGCTCGCGCAcggg AGATGGTGTGAAGAGGACAGGGCCCGGTGGTCAAGACAGTTACACAAAGATGG AGGAAGAAGATTCTCTGTCCCTGGCCAAGGACAACAGTCACAACAGTAGTTTTGAGCTGCTGGGCTCCATGCTGCCGTCCTACCAGCCTGTCAACCGCAGCACCACAGGAGGCAGGGGCCTGTCAGCCAGACCCTTCCGCTCTCCTTCACCCTGCTTCTTCAGACCCAGCTTCCTGGGATCTGCCTCCAAG AGCTCAGGGAAACTCTCCGAGCCCTCCCTCTCGCTGCCCGTGGAGGACTCTCAGGACCTGTACGCTCCCCCCTCCCCCGGCGAGTCTCCTGGCCCCCTGGGGGCCCCGTCCCAGGGTCGCTTCTCTCTGGAGGAGGACTCCCAGCTCCTGGATGCCGACGGCTTCCTCAACGTGGGGCCCCGCACTGGCCCCCCGCGCTCCCACAAGAGGCAGCTCCTACTGGCCAGCCTGGATGAGAACGCTATGGACGCTAACATGGGGGAGCTGTTAGGAATGTGCTCTGGGGGGTTCGGGACTGCCAGAGAGGGCGGAGTGGGTGGGCTTGGGGCCTCGCCGGAGGATGAATTGttagggctgtgttctggaatgTTCCCTACCACACAGACGGAGGGAGCGAAGGAGAGGAAGAACGAGGCAGGAGTTAGACGTCTGGGGGCGACCCAGGAGGATGAGCTGCTGGGGCTGTGTTCGGGAGTATTCCCCACCGCACAGGCagaaagggagaaggagggagcggaagggaggaagagggaagaagagaagatGGAGTTGGAAATGGACCGAGACGATGACATGGATCAGCTGCTCGGCCTCTGCTCTGGGAAGTTTACTACTCAAG GTGTCTCCCCCTTGCGATCCAACTCGAGCTACGCCCCACACTCGTCAACTGCGGAAGACAG AAAGAAACAGGTGGAAGAGGATTGTGAGTTTCGACTTCTGTCAGACGTGGAGAGCCAGAGTGAGCAG gGAGACGATGATGGCGAAGAGGACGTAGagaacgaggaggaggaggaggaggaggaggaggagagggaggctgTGTTTGCACCCCGGCAAGGAAGGAAGAAAAT GCGCATGGCAGAGTTTGTGGACTCTGAGGCTGAGCTCTCAGGTAGTGACGTGGGCAGTGATGATGAGGATGGCGGTGAGAATGAATATGAAGAGGAGGAGCTGCTGGACGAGCTGCCCTCTGATGAAGAGCTGCAGGACCAGGTCAACAAGATCCACAT GAAACAGGTCCTTGACGACGACAAGCGGCGACTGCGGCTGTACCAAGAGCGTTACCTAGCCGACGGGGACCTGCACTCAGACGGCCCGGGCCGAGCTCGCCGCTTCCGCTGGAAGAACATAG ACGATGGCTTTGACATGGACGGAATGGGggcggagggggaggaagaggaggaggaggaagagctggaccaggcagagctgcagaggaggaaagagaggttgGAGAGGGAGCAGTGGCTACGAGAACAG TCCGATGCTAAGGCCAAGAAAGGGGAGGACTTTGACATggacgaggaggaggaaaaggTTGGAGAGGAGGACAGCCAGTTCATGAAGCTGGCCAAGAAACTGACCGCCAAGAAACTACAGAAGAAAG AGCTGCCTGTTGCACCCCAGGCGGACAGAGAATTCCCAGCTCAGAACCCCTTCCAGAGACCTTCTCAACCCACCATG GTGAAGAGGGGCTCGTTGCTCAGCCAGCCCCGCTCCGTCCTGCAGAAGCTGGCCTGTATCTCCGAGGGGAACCCGCTAGCCCCCCGCAACACCCGAGGGTTCGTCTTCCAAAGCCTATCGCCGGAGAAAGAGGCCTCGGCTGCAGAAGCCCCCAAAAAACAG ATGAAGAAGAGGGGACAAATCAAGGTTTTGGCCCCGGCTGCTAAGCGGCCATGTCGAGAAAACAACGCACCAGCAGCCAAAGGACCCCAAAGAAGTATTTTCTGTTACCTGGAGAACTGA